The segment ATACTTTGACCAATAATTCACTTCACAGCTTGTGAGTTTTGGATGAGAAATCAAGAGAGGGTGGGAGGGTTAAGTTCTTGACTCTCCACTATCTTGTACAGAGATGTACACACTAGAAGAGTACACTGACTACTTTTGCTTTCCAACCATTCTGTATCTCTCTAAGTAGCTGGAGAAAGTGCAAAGCCATACAAATTTGATTAGCTTTCAAGAAGGTATTAATGCAATGTTGTTCACCTTCAGTGATGAACCTGAGAGGCTCATCACGGACAAACATTCAAGGTTAACAAACACTATCATACCTAGCAACCACATTTAACATTTCATACACTGCATACTTTTTCTgatccctcctccttcccacctgCTGTTCAACAGCTTTAATGTCCCAACATATGTGGGAAGAGAACATGCTTAGTACAAGAATGAAAGGCAGTTTATGCTTTAGGATTTCTTCCTCAGACTTACCTACGCTTGTAGGAAATATATCCTCATTGTTGATTTGCACCTCGATCCAGTCCATGAGAAGATTCATATATTGGGgcgctggcagtgctgtgggctTCTTGTACTTTAAGTCATCCTGCCACCAGTACTCATACTTGGGGCCTCCAGACATCACCGGGCAGGTCCTCTCTGTGCAGAACTCACAGATAGTTCCATAAATAAGGTTGATCCTGTTGAAGAAGTCAACAACATGCACAGCCACCCAGTCATTCTGATCTTCTCCACTGGGCAACTGCACAGCTGCTTTCAAGTCCACGCCTGAGTTGAGAGATGCTTGCGCTCGTTTGTGAAGTTTAAACCTCTGGGTTCCAGGTTCAAATTTGCGTTTTGGGCGGAAAGTCTTATCTTTATTAAAGACTTGCTTCAGTGCTATGGACATGTCTGCTAATCTTCTGCACTGCAACAGCTGGCAGGAAAGCACGTCTGAGATTTAATATAAGTATCTGAAAACAGCTGCTCTCTATCGCAGGTTTCCCAGGCCCCGCTttctttcccagagaagctcGTATCAACTTCAGAGAAATTTATTAGCTCTTCCTCTTGAAAGCCTCCCTGAGAGGTGTCATTTCCCTAAGGATATAAAAACAATACACATCAATGGCAAGCTCAAGTCTGATTCTGTCAGTTTGCTACTGTTTTACCAGAATTTTCCAGCAATTATCAGCCTTAAAAAGGGCCCAACCCTTAccctgaagattttttttaaagtgcctacagtaatttcacgaatacaagccgcagcaatttgacaaaaattttggtggaaacccagaagtgcggttaatagtcgggggtggctaatcagtgaataattttctgacatttacaaccccagacgtgccagccagggcgccgagccaagcacctgccagtaaaagccggcattccacgattgttacagtgttactgtgttgccctggctccctgcaggcagcacggggggcggggagagaggcgggagagctctcttcttccctcctctgccgcagcccaggggaggacggggggtgGGGCGCGCCGCCAATACCACGGttcggggagctgacgggagccccgcgccgccattgccgcggcccggggagccgacgggggccctgcgccgtcattgccgcggcccggggaggacggggggaggggggggcgcgccgccattgccgcggctccgggagctgacgggagccccgcgcagccattgctgtggcccggggaggcggatggaagcgcgcgccgccattgccacgtctcggggagccgacgggagccccgcgcagccattgccgtggctcagggaggaggcagggtgctttgtccgcgcccgccgccggcgccacgggcacgggaaagctgcgtccccgcccgccgccgctgccgtagaagcgggggaagctccgtccctgcctgccaccgcggggcagcgccgacccggggtgaccgagaccagtggcagcggcggccggccccgagcggcagcaccgggctgggccacctggccccgtcaggagcccctagtgggccgagcctgcacagtcttagctcagccagtaaaccccgccctcccgcggttctgttactaattgcacgcgggtcctcgctgcgaacgacagagcggcttatattcgggtgtggcttatttatggacaaaaaccgaaatatttgccaacacccagagatgtg is part of the Catharus ustulatus isolate bCatUst1 chromosome Z, bCatUst1.pri.v2, whole genome shotgun sequence genome and harbors:
- the MOB3B gene encoding MOB kinase activator 3B, whose translation is MSIALKQVFNKDKTFRPKRKFEPGTQRFKLHKRAQASLNSGVDLKAAVQLPSGEDQNDWVAVHVVDFFNRINLIYGTICEFCTERTCPVMSGGPKYEYWWQDDLKYKKPTALPAPQYMNLLMDWIEVQINNEDIFPTSVGVPFPKNFLQICKKILCRLFRVFVHVYIHHFDRIILMGAEAHVNTCYKHFYYFVTELNLIDRKELEPLKEMTTRMCH